Proteins from a single region of Halogeometricum borinquense DSM 11551:
- a CDS encoding type IV pilin, with the protein MRRENRAATSPIGVVLMVGVVVILASSLAVYFWGVADEQTPAPQISVSHSLVEDDGEQTIAVTFDAGSAVQTDQLYVIGSKKLDIGGSPDSDAPATEAYASKREKFTESSGSNPPQVGIGETWEAAETVYLDPEGSVDGVTVSIYWNTQPVQGVNPGTVEGAEAYKIAEFTVSTAHD; encoded by the coding sequence ATGAGACGTGAAAACCGAGCGGCCACCTCGCCTATCGGGGTCGTGCTGATGGTTGGAGTCGTCGTCATTCTCGCTTCTTCGCTTGCGGTGTACTTTTGGGGAGTTGCGGATGAACAAACGCCAGCGCCACAGATCAGTGTCTCACACTCGCTCGTCGAAGACGACGGCGAGCAGACAATCGCAGTCACGTTCGATGCGGGGTCGGCAGTTCAAACCGACCAACTCTACGTCATCGGATCGAAGAAACTCGATATCGGAGGGTCGCCAGACAGTGACGCACCAGCGACCGAAGCGTACGCAAGCAAACGGGAGAAATTCACCGAATCCTCCGGTTCGAATCCACCGCAGGTTGGAATCGGTGAGACGTGGGAGGCAGCAGAAACCGTGTATCTGGATCCGGAGGGTAGCGTAGACGGTGTGACAGTCAGTATTTACTGGAACACCCAGCCAGTTCAGGGAGTAAATCCCGGCACGGTGGAA